In one window of Candidatus Scalindua sp. DNA:
- a CDS encoding sodium/solute symporter (Members of the Solute:Sodium Symporter (SSS), TC 2.A.21 as described in tcdb.org, catalyze solute:Na+ symport. Known solutes for members of the family include sugars, amino acids, nucleosides, inositols, vitamins, urea or anions, depending on the system.), whose translation MISLLDWLVILLYAGIVITFGYFAGKKESTTDDYFLGSRKMPWFSVMISIYATSLSALTFIGVPGAAFGGDFVYLQLAIGDLAGRVLISALLLTAYYKSRITTIYEFLGHRFGPRSRDAGTGFFILTRSLACGVRLAGCAIALSVVFDIPLNRAIVLIAAVALVYTTLGGIKAVIWTDTLQFFLFLGGASVTLFVIWSTIPGGFGEFFRIGSEFGKFRILHVSASPSHPDFFLNLNNPNALAAGLLFGCFTTFAVLGTDQDLVQRMLTCDHVRKSQKALLWTAILNFPITFLFLCVGAALFAYYRVVPDSTVDAFIATRHTDYIFPHFIKTVLQPGLRGLLIAALLAAAMSSLDSALNALASTFYIDIYKRYIRPETDGKHAVRISRFFVVLFAAALTVIAMKFGRTESVLWLGFRIFGYTYGAMIGIFLLAVLTRNRGNDIANIFIMITSVIVVVFLTADSVEPFQEIRSTLLSPLGVDKIAWKWSIIAGSIWTFGIGALFPKKSH comes from the coding sequence ATGATATCCCTACTTGACTGGCTCGTAATTCTCCTCTACGCAGGTATCGTAATCACCTTTGGTTATTTCGCAGGAAAAAAGGAAAGCACAACTGACGACTATTTCCTGGGCAGCCGTAAAATGCCCTGGTTTTCCGTCATGATCTCCATTTACGCCACATCACTTTCCGCACTTACCTTCATCGGTGTACCGGGCGCTGCATTCGGCGGTGATTTTGTCTACCTGCAGCTGGCGATCGGCGATCTGGCCGGCCGTGTTCTTATATCAGCCCTGCTCTTAACCGCATACTACAAGAGTCGGATAACAACTATTTATGAATTTCTCGGTCACCGTTTTGGTCCGAGAAGCCGCGATGCCGGGACCGGGTTTTTTATCCTCACGCGATCACTTGCATGCGGTGTCCGCCTGGCAGGCTGCGCCATCGCCCTTTCCGTGGTCTTTGATATACCTCTTAACAGAGCAATCGTACTCATCGCCGCAGTAGCCCTTGTCTATACCACCCTGGGGGGAATCAAGGCCGTCATATGGACCGATACACTCCAGTTCTTTCTCTTTCTGGGAGGGGCATCCGTAACCCTGTTTGTTATCTGGTCTACCATTCCGGGAGGATTTGGTGAATTTTTTCGAATCGGTTCAGAATTTGGAAAATTCCGGATCCTTCATGTTTCCGCCTCACCATCCCACCCTGACTTTTTTTTGAACCTCAACAACCCGAATGCACTTGCAGCTGGTTTACTGTTCGGGTGTTTTACCACATTTGCGGTACTCGGGACCGACCAGGACCTTGTTCAGCGGATGCTGACGTGCGACCATGTCAGGAAGAGCCAAAAGGCCTTACTCTGGACCGCGATACTTAATTTCCCCATCACATTTCTTTTTTTATGTGTGGGAGCCGCCCTCTTTGCGTATTATAGAGTGGTACCTGATTCGACTGTTGATGCTTTTATTGCCACCCGCCACACCGATTACATTTTCCCCCATTTCATCAAAACCGTACTGCAGCCCGGATTGCGCGGTCTCTTGATAGCAGCACTGCTTGCAGCAGCCATGTCATCGCTTGATTCTGCCCTTAATGCCCTCGCTTCCACCTTCTATATTGATATTTATAAACGATATATCCGGCCGGAAACAGATGGAAAACATGCGGTGAGGATATCCCGTTTTTTTGTCGTACTGTTTGCCGCCGCCCTGACAGTCATAGCCATGAAGTTTGGTAGAACCGAATCTGTCCTGTGGCTTGGATTCAGGATTTTTGGTTATACGTATGGCGCCATGATCGGAATCTTCCTCCTTGCCGTACTTACCCGTAATCGCGGAAATGACATTGCCAATATTTTCATCATGATAACGAGTGTAATCGTGGTTGTTTTTCTGACTGCGGATTCAGTCGAACCATTCCAGGAAATCCGTTCAACGCTGCTCTCCCCTTTAGGAGTAGACAAAATTGCCTGGAAATGGTCGATTATAGCAGGTTCAATATGGACATTTGGAATCGGTGCTCTTTTTCCAAAGAAGTCACACTAG
- a CDS encoding tRNA-dihydrouridine synthase family protein: MLKLGNLNLEVPFYQAPLSGYTDRAMRLLARRYGAPLTYTGVLLDMIALHEKASRKLFFRPGADESPVGAQILGANPETMAGAAASFVNVGFDLIDLNFACPAPKVLRRHRGGYLQKEPDSVIKIIQAVRNAVSCPLTIKLRTGFDSSQESLDRFWKICQGAVAEGVDGIVIHGRSVKNMYRDMGDWELLSEVKRQLPQATIIGSGDVMDAETVITRLKTSGLDGVIIARGAIGNPWIFKEARALWEGRPKPEGPSLAEQGEVLLTHYELIAEIRPMLKSVRYFRKFAVGYSKRHPEKKQVQAALINSRNRDELFAAVKKWYRVG, translated from the coding sequence ATGTTGAAACTGGGTAACCTTAACCTTGAAGTACCATTTTACCAGGCACCCTTAAGTGGGTATACAGACCGGGCGATGCGCTTATTGGCCCGCAGATATGGTGCGCCCCTTACCTATACGGGAGTTCTCCTCGACATGATCGCCCTGCATGAGAAAGCCTCCCGCAAACTGTTTTTCCGGCCCGGAGCCGATGAGAGTCCCGTCGGTGCCCAAATCCTCGGTGCAAATCCTGAAACGATGGCGGGTGCAGCTGCATCATTTGTCAATGTTGGTTTTGATCTGATTGATCTGAATTTTGCCTGCCCGGCTCCAAAGGTTCTCAGGCGCCACCGTGGCGGATACCTGCAGAAGGAGCCCGATTCCGTGATCAAAATTATTCAAGCCGTAAGAAATGCCGTTTCCTGTCCTCTCACCATAAAATTACGCACGGGATTTGACAGCAGCCAGGAGTCGCTTGACAGGTTCTGGAAGATTTGCCAGGGAGCGGTTGCCGAAGGAGTTGACGGGATCGTCATCCACGGCAGGTCGGTTAAAAACATGTACCGGGACATGGGTGATTGGGAGTTACTGTCAGAGGTGAAACGGCAGCTTCCCCAGGCAACCATTATCGGCAGCGGTGACGTAATGGATGCTGAGACCGTAATTACGCGACTGAAGACGAGCGGGCTTGACGGGGTGATCATAGCAAGAGGCGCTATCGGCAATCCCTGGATATTCAAAGAGGCACGTGCATTGTGGGAAGGCAGGCCGAAACCGGAAGGACCAAGCCTGGCGGAACAGGGAGAAGTATTACTGACACACTATGAGCTGATTGCGGAAATTCGCCCGATGCTAAAGAGCGTACGGTATTTCCGTAAATTTGCAGTGGGGTACAGCAAGCGTCATCCAGAGAAGAAACAGGTCCAGGCAGCCCTTATAAACTCAAGGAACAGAGACGAGCTTTTTGCTGCTGTCAAGAAGTGGTACCGTGTTGGTTAA